The Urocitellus parryii isolate mUroPar1 chromosome 6, mUroPar1.hap1, whole genome shotgun sequence genome includes a window with the following:
- the Znf512b gene encoding zinc finger protein 512B isoform X2 — translation MTDPFCVGGGRRLQGSSRSGPGKGGSRKEVRLPMLQDSPKLGMPVVHSGQTVSGQAPLCFDPGSPASDRTEGKKKGRPKAENQALRDIPLSLMNQWKDEFKAHSRVKCPNSGCWLEFPSIYGLKYHYQRCQGGAISDRLAFPCPFCEAAFTSKTQLEKHRIWNHMDRPLPAPKPGPVSRPVSISRPVGVSKPIGVSKPVTMGKPVGVSRPIGISKPVTVSRPVPVTRPMPVTKPVTVSRPMPVTKAMPVTRPVPVTKPIPVTKLVTITKPVPVSKPVPVSRPVVVSKPVPVSRPIAISRHTPTCKMVLLTKSENKAPRAAGKSSSKKRAADSLDICPIPPKQSRPENGEFSPSTTDQSLALQLRRKQKTPKKFTGEQPSISGTFGLKGLAKAEDKARVHRSKKQEGLGPEDVRKKVPATPVIVSKEAPTPVTYSAPGGPEEQWQRAIHERGEAICPTCNVVTRKTLVGLKKHMEVCQKLQDALKCQHCRKQFKSKAGLNYHTMAEHSAKPAAAEASEGGEQEERERLRKVLKQMGRLRCPQEGCGAAFSSLMGYQYHQRRCGKPPCEVDSPSFPCAHCGKTYRSKAGHDYHVRSEHSAPPPEEPMEKTPEAEDLLGVERTPSGRIRRTSAQVAVFHLQEIAEDELARDWTKRRMKDDLVPETARLNYTRPGLPTLNPQLLEAWKNEVKANGHVNCPNDCCEAIYSSVSGLKAHLASCSKGDHLVGKYRCLLCPKEFSSESGVKYHILKTHAENWFRTSADPPPKHRSQGPLISRKEKRSLAGGKKRGRKPKERPPEEPMPKLLHRRDDWPLGGRDKGSRGSTGRKVGASKAP, via the exons ATGACTGATCCCTTCTGTGTTGGAGGAGGCCGCCGGCTCCAGGGGTCCAGCAGAAGTGGACCTGGGAAGGGTGGCAGCCGGAAGGAGGTCCGACTTCCCATGCTACAGGACTCACCAAAGCTGG GGATGCCTGTGGTCCACAGTGGACAGACAGTATCTGGCCAGGCTCCTCTCTGCTTTGACCCAGGAAGTCCAGCCAGCGACCGGacagaggggaagaaaaagggGCGGCCCAAGGCCGAGAACCAGGCCCTGCGAGACATTCCT CTCTCACTCATGAACCAGTGGAAAGATGAATTCAAAGCTCACTCGAGGGTGAAGTGTCCCAACTCAGGGTGCTGGCTGGAATTTCCCAGCATCTACGGACTCAAGTACCATTACCAGCGCTGCCAAGGG ggcGCCATCTCAGATAGGCTGGCTTTCCCTTGCCCCTTCTGCGAGGCTGCATTCACCTCAAAGACCCAGCTGGAGAAACACCGGATTTGGAATCACATGGACCGTCCCCTGCCAGCCCCCAAGCCTGGACCAGTCAGCCGACCAGTCTCCATCAGCCGGCCTGTTGGGGTCAGCAAGCCCATTGGAGTGAGCAAGCCTGTCACTATGGGCAAGCCTGTGGGAGTCAGCAGACCCATTGGCATCAGCAAGCCGGTCACAGTGAGCAGACCCGTGCCAGTCACTAGGCCCATGCCGGTCACCAAGCCTGTCACAGTCAGCAGGCCTATGCCAGTCACCAAGGCCATGCCAGTCACTAGGCCTGTGCCAGTCACCAAGCCTATCCCAGTCACCAAGTTGGTAACAATTACAAAACCTGTGCCGGTCAGCAAGCCAGTGCCAGTCAGCAGGCCCGTTGTGGTCAGCAAGCCAGTGCCGGTCAGCAGGCCCATTGCCATCAGCAGACATACACCAACCTGCAAAATGGTGCTGCTGACCAAGTCTGAGAACAAAGCACCTCGTGCTGCTGGGAAGAGCAGCAGTAAGAAAAG GGCCGCAGACAGCCTGGACATCTGCCCTATCCCACCGAAGCAGTCCAGGCCAGAGAATGGGGAGTTCAGCCCATCTACCACGGACCAGAGCTTGGCCTTACAGCTGA gaaggaaacagaaaacaccCAAGAAATTCACAGGGGAGCAACCATCCATCTCAGGGACCTTTGGACTCAAAG GCCTGGCTAAAGCCGAGGATAAGGCTCGAGTTCACCGCTCCAAGAAGCAGGAGGGGCTGGGTCCTGAGGATGTGCGGAAGAAGGTGCCGGCTACCCCTGTCATTGTCAGCAAGGAGGCACCAACTCCTGTGACCTACTCAGCCCCAG GTGGTCCTGAGGAGCAGTGGCAGAGAGCTATCCATGAACGGGGGGAGGCCATCTGCCCTACCTGCAATGTGGTCACCCGGAAGACCCTTGTGGGGCTCAAGAAGCACATGGAGGTGTGTCAGAAG CTGCAGGATGCACTCAAGTGCCAGCACTGCCGGAAGCAATTCAAATCCAAGGCTGGTCTCAACTACCACACCATGGCCGAGCACAGTGCCAAG CCTGCTGCTGCTGAGGCTTCCGAGGGCGGGGAGCAGGAGGAACGAGAGCGGCTGCGCAAGGTGCTGAAGCAGATGGGGCGGCTGCGCTGCCCCCAGGAG GGCTGCGGGGCCGCCTTCTCCAGCCTCATGGGCTATCAGTACCACCAGCGGCGCTGTGGGAAACCGCCTTGTGAGGTAGACAGCCCTTCCTTCCCCTGCGCCCACTGCGGCAAGACTTATCGCTCCAAGGCTGGTCATGACTACCACGTGCGATCGGAGCACTCGGCCCCG CCTCCCGAGGAGCCCATGGAAAAGACCCCTGAGGCTGAGGACTTGCTGGGTGTGGAGCGGACCCCAAGTGGTCGCATCCGCCGCACCTCGGCCCAGGTGGCCGTGTTCCACCTGCAGGAGATTGCAGAGGATGAGCTGGCACGGGACTGGACCAAGCGACGCATGAAGGATGATCTTGTGCCTGAGACGGCACGG CTCAACTACACGCGGCCAGGCCTCCCCACACTCAACCCCCAGCTACTGGAGGCATGGAAGAATGAAGTCAAAGCCAACGGCCACGTAAACTGCCCTAACGAT TGCTGTGAAGCCATCTACTCCAGCGTGTCTGGTCTCAAGGCCCATCTGGCCAGCTGCAGCAAG GGGGACCACCTGGTAGGGAAATACCGCTGTCTGCTGTGTCCCAAAGAGTTCAGCTCTGAAAGTGGCGTCAAGTACCATATCCTCAAGACCCATGCAGAG AACTGGTTCCGGACCTCAGCAGACCCACCTCCCAAACACAGGAGCCAGGGTCCCTTGATATCCAGGAAAGAGAAACGAAGTCTGGCGGGAGGAAAGAAACGGGGCCGCAAGCCCAAGGAGCGGCCTCCTGAGGAGCCCATGCCCAAGCTCCTCCACCGCCGGGACGACTGGCCCTTGGGAGGCAGGGACAAGGGGTCTCGGGGCTCCACTGGGCGGAAGGTGGGAGCCAGCAAGGCACCCTAA
- the Znf512b gene encoding zinc finger protein 512B isoform X1, translated as MTDPFCVGGGRRLQGSSRSGPGKGGSRKEVRLPMLQDSPKLGMPVVHSGQTVSGQAPLCFDPGSPASDRTEGKKKGRPKAENQALRDIPLSLMNQWKDEFKAHSRVKCPNSGCWLEFPSIYGLKYHYQRCQGGAISDRLAFPCPFCEAAFTSKTQLEKHRIWNHMDRPLPAPKPGPVSRPVSISRPVGVSKPIGVSKPVTMGKPVGVSRPIGISKPVTVSRPVPVTRPMPVTKPVTVSRPMPVTKAMPVTRPVPVTKPIPVTKLVTITKPVPVSKPVPVSRPVVVSKPVPVSRPIAISRHTPTCKMVLLTKSENKAPRAAGKSSSKKRAADSLDICPIPPKQSRPENGEFSPSTTDQSLALQLSTDPSSSSLLLGGRPSVGREAVRPAGPVSPPEEDPERTKHRRKQKTPKKFTGEQPSISGTFGLKGLAKAEDKARVHRSKKQEGLGPEDVRKKVPATPVIVSKEAPTPVTYSAPGGPEEQWQRAIHERGEAICPTCNVVTRKTLVGLKKHMEVCQKLQDALKCQHCRKQFKSKAGLNYHTMAEHSAKPAAAEASEGGEQEERERLRKVLKQMGRLRCPQEGCGAAFSSLMGYQYHQRRCGKPPCEVDSPSFPCAHCGKTYRSKAGHDYHVRSEHSAPPPEEPMEKTPEAEDLLGVERTPSGRIRRTSAQVAVFHLQEIAEDELARDWTKRRMKDDLVPETARLNYTRPGLPTLNPQLLEAWKNEVKANGHVNCPNDCCEAIYSSVSGLKAHLASCSKGDHLVGKYRCLLCPKEFSSESGVKYHILKTHAENWFRTSADPPPKHRSQGPLISRKEKRSLAGGKKRGRKPKERPPEEPMPKLLHRRDDWPLGGRDKGSRGSTGRKVGASKAP; from the exons ATGACTGATCCCTTCTGTGTTGGAGGAGGCCGCCGGCTCCAGGGGTCCAGCAGAAGTGGACCTGGGAAGGGTGGCAGCCGGAAGGAGGTCCGACTTCCCATGCTACAGGACTCACCAAAGCTGG GGATGCCTGTGGTCCACAGTGGACAGACAGTATCTGGCCAGGCTCCTCTCTGCTTTGACCCAGGAAGTCCAGCCAGCGACCGGacagaggggaagaaaaagggGCGGCCCAAGGCCGAGAACCAGGCCCTGCGAGACATTCCT CTCTCACTCATGAACCAGTGGAAAGATGAATTCAAAGCTCACTCGAGGGTGAAGTGTCCCAACTCAGGGTGCTGGCTGGAATTTCCCAGCATCTACGGACTCAAGTACCATTACCAGCGCTGCCAAGGG ggcGCCATCTCAGATAGGCTGGCTTTCCCTTGCCCCTTCTGCGAGGCTGCATTCACCTCAAAGACCCAGCTGGAGAAACACCGGATTTGGAATCACATGGACCGTCCCCTGCCAGCCCCCAAGCCTGGACCAGTCAGCCGACCAGTCTCCATCAGCCGGCCTGTTGGGGTCAGCAAGCCCATTGGAGTGAGCAAGCCTGTCACTATGGGCAAGCCTGTGGGAGTCAGCAGACCCATTGGCATCAGCAAGCCGGTCACAGTGAGCAGACCCGTGCCAGTCACTAGGCCCATGCCGGTCACCAAGCCTGTCACAGTCAGCAGGCCTATGCCAGTCACCAAGGCCATGCCAGTCACTAGGCCTGTGCCAGTCACCAAGCCTATCCCAGTCACCAAGTTGGTAACAATTACAAAACCTGTGCCGGTCAGCAAGCCAGTGCCAGTCAGCAGGCCCGTTGTGGTCAGCAAGCCAGTGCCGGTCAGCAGGCCCATTGCCATCAGCAGACATACACCAACCTGCAAAATGGTGCTGCTGACCAAGTCTGAGAACAAAGCACCTCGTGCTGCTGGGAAGAGCAGCAGTAAGAAAAG GGCCGCAGACAGCCTGGACATCTGCCCTATCCCACCGAAGCAGTCCAGGCCAGAGAATGGGGAGTTCAGCCCATCTACCACGGACCAGAGCTTGGCCTTACAGCTGAGTACGGATCCCAGCAGTAGTTCCCTGCTGCTGGGTGGGAGACCCTCAGTGGGCAGGGAGGCAGTGCGGCCTGCAGGCCCTGTGTCCCCACCTGAGGAGGACCCCGAGCGCACAAAGCATA gaaggaaacagaaaacaccCAAGAAATTCACAGGGGAGCAACCATCCATCTCAGGGACCTTTGGACTCAAAG GCCTGGCTAAAGCCGAGGATAAGGCTCGAGTTCACCGCTCCAAGAAGCAGGAGGGGCTGGGTCCTGAGGATGTGCGGAAGAAGGTGCCGGCTACCCCTGTCATTGTCAGCAAGGAGGCACCAACTCCTGTGACCTACTCAGCCCCAG GTGGTCCTGAGGAGCAGTGGCAGAGAGCTATCCATGAACGGGGGGAGGCCATCTGCCCTACCTGCAATGTGGTCACCCGGAAGACCCTTGTGGGGCTCAAGAAGCACATGGAGGTGTGTCAGAAG CTGCAGGATGCACTCAAGTGCCAGCACTGCCGGAAGCAATTCAAATCCAAGGCTGGTCTCAACTACCACACCATGGCCGAGCACAGTGCCAAG CCTGCTGCTGCTGAGGCTTCCGAGGGCGGGGAGCAGGAGGAACGAGAGCGGCTGCGCAAGGTGCTGAAGCAGATGGGGCGGCTGCGCTGCCCCCAGGAG GGCTGCGGGGCCGCCTTCTCCAGCCTCATGGGCTATCAGTACCACCAGCGGCGCTGTGGGAAACCGCCTTGTGAGGTAGACAGCCCTTCCTTCCCCTGCGCCCACTGCGGCAAGACTTATCGCTCCAAGGCTGGTCATGACTACCACGTGCGATCGGAGCACTCGGCCCCG CCTCCCGAGGAGCCCATGGAAAAGACCCCTGAGGCTGAGGACTTGCTGGGTGTGGAGCGGACCCCAAGTGGTCGCATCCGCCGCACCTCGGCCCAGGTGGCCGTGTTCCACCTGCAGGAGATTGCAGAGGATGAGCTGGCACGGGACTGGACCAAGCGACGCATGAAGGATGATCTTGTGCCTGAGACGGCACGG CTCAACTACACGCGGCCAGGCCTCCCCACACTCAACCCCCAGCTACTGGAGGCATGGAAGAATGAAGTCAAAGCCAACGGCCACGTAAACTGCCCTAACGAT TGCTGTGAAGCCATCTACTCCAGCGTGTCTGGTCTCAAGGCCCATCTGGCCAGCTGCAGCAAG GGGGACCACCTGGTAGGGAAATACCGCTGTCTGCTGTGTCCCAAAGAGTTCAGCTCTGAAAGTGGCGTCAAGTACCATATCCTCAAGACCCATGCAGAG AACTGGTTCCGGACCTCAGCAGACCCACCTCCCAAACACAGGAGCCAGGGTCCCTTGATATCCAGGAAAGAGAAACGAAGTCTGGCGGGAGGAAAGAAACGGGGCCGCAAGCCCAAGGAGCGGCCTCCTGAGGAGCCCATGCCCAAGCTCCTCCACCGCCGGGACGACTGGCCCTTGGGAGGCAGGGACAAGGGGTCTCGGGGCTCCACTGGGCGGAAGGTGGGAGCCAGCAAGGCACCCTAA